In Saccharomyces eubayanus strain FM1318 chromosome XIII, whole genome shotgun sequence, one DNA window encodes the following:
- the ECM5 gene encoding Ecm5p, with translation MSDHDSVTKISHILNEPITENVMVRAPTSAGSTIKADSSSKQSKSPESTASSNSSHHTNPFLYTQFKSRATAPFDPESIKGVKITTPPEDIPARVFHEKTGLFYQISSCSIPTFTVAKKELPDPIRFYESVQDLGTIYGCVKLKILPDIDRPIEKFAQLNVNIDRFWFKARKQFFDSKELERAQIIDFHAKLYNFHSKIKKKSFLTRIPSIDKRTLNLYRLRSCVDLRGGFDAVCEKKLWAQIGRELGYSGRIMSSLSTSLRSAYVKILLDFDKYEKEQRMCNNEENERPLSPKFHHTDQKKRDGEEISLKDESFHKRVKIDGGNPKVFRAGSINHEFKRMKDIKRIKGFPTYFDSLTEYKLGFTDLTGATLPDYDFTFWENGMEIYDKSSFETRTSPVYNLRQYYEKSQAVFNAMMARYKSDYPSLFANQTTLPQVEFEKLFFQLLSTHFIDFEIDTGLGLTASIRSSGNDSFDDKFAIKTILDHWNLDNIPLSELSLLKHLDLDMADFTRTNFDVGMLFSCRGWSVSDHFLPSIDYNHLGSTKLVYSIAPKDMEKFEGLMTQAKKEWDAHQSRPRYFTSDEEWTGFSETDFFKSFLEAEQSNDHFSTGNAARNVTSENVLLANSLGDGLQSDLQFEPSFITANGIKLYKTTQEQGSYIFKFPKAFTCCIGSGFYLSQNSVFAPISWLESSFEAAKWISKMRILPGLDVNQLMINILLNSDNAALKGTCQNLVRDCVREEVVNRRKLRELFSTVDVVYNKLDYISDISLKPTGLSKIVVTLGALHRVFSLKEFLALLDKSKNGTYNICGIPICDQAGSLNICLHLYFDKASLKIALDGLDIPSDFYLAALDENFEMKWDALMTSTFKNRSVPLNIIQYLLSHTDSNTEFNRSLRSNFYDALSLIEECKKIITSCMESSRSIGNIDFGIGFNLRHLPLEFSNSMINKLKSLYKSVQKCSIDFPERLEIIRLYQISRQFPIDNKDIIEGNNLVLLKELYQKSLNIPLKASYWTNLTRKICRLEWLSVYERVFIERNDIKDEDSENYSLPLLYSYLKFGLKYCSVEDIDKIGHAKELLLKYQAIMQKIRVFLKREAPSRIPLTDLENILLGIEVYRLPIQRNFFNELDYIIREIEQAKRSSDVSIVYSADNLDKIDELIRKNDPKFMEFADQFNSSRLDKRPRIGEIQDQKGTKQKLKDYKLWIRQLARILHKNKLVELLPLAYKCLDLESDKYIPLEDCARLQTKYCFCRKVEEGSAMVECEICKEWYHVDCINNGKWVLPDDPNVLFVCPICTPSNVSIKATESVLYEFGELKRLLIGSLKLNTIPNPPILNNLFDVFALALNFKNQMEVELFTKGFINKLVPTHKIKYYLRKAEGSGCGFTDLTGPLRRYCQAKDAKVIKSLKENGRTVITGFPN, from the coding sequence atgagTGACCATGATTCAGTTACAAAAATATCGCATATCCTTAATGAACCGATCACAGAAAACGTGATGGTGCGAGCACCAACTAGCGCAGGCTCCACAATCAAAGcagattcttcttctaaacAATCGAAGTCACCAGAAAGCACGGCATCTTCCAATTCTAGTCACCATACTAATCCATTCCTCTACACGCAGTTCAAATCTCGTGCTACAGCACCATTTGATCCTGAATCAATAAAGGGCGTGAAAATAACAACCCCACCAGAGGATATTCCTGCCAGAGTGTTTCACGAAAAGACCGGTTTATTCTACCAAATATCTTCATGCTCTATCCCAACATTTACTGTGGCAAAGAAGGAACTTCCAGATCCAATAAGATTTTACGAATCAGTGCAAGATTTAGGGACAATCTACGGTTGTGTCAAACTAAAAATTCTACCTGATATTGACCGACccattgaaaagtttgCTCAACTTAATGTCAACATAGATCGCTTTTGGTTTAAAGCCagaaaacaattttttgattcaaagGAGTTAGAAAGAGCCCAAATAATTGATTTTCATGCAAAGCTTTATAATTTCCATAgtaaaattaaaaagaaaagttttctAACGAGAATCCCAAGCATTGACAAACGTACTTTGAATTTATATAGACTGAGAAGTTGTGTTGACTTAAGGGGAGGGTTCGATGCAGTTTGCGAGAAGAAACTATGGGCTCAAATAGGAAGGGAATTAGGATATTCAGGAAGAATTATGAGCTCACTCTCAACCTCCCTAAGATCTGCTTATGTGAAAATCTTACTGGATTTCgataaatatgaaaaagaacaacgCATGTGTaataacgaagaaaatgaaagaccATTGTCTCCTAAGTTTCATCATAcagatcaaaaaaaaagggatGGGGAAGAAATTTCACTTAAAGACGAATCTTTTCACAAAAGAGTCAAAATAGATGGTGGTAACCCAAAAGTATTTAGAGCTGGGTCAATTAATCACGAATTTAAAAGAATGAAAGACATAAAGCGCATAAAGGGGTTTCCGACTTATTTTGATTCGCTAACTGAATATAAGTTGGGCTTTACAGATTTGACAGGGGCTACTTTACCAGACTATGACTTCACTTTTTGGGAGAATGGTATGGAGATATACGATAAAAGCTCTTTTGAAACGAGAACTTCTCCAGTGTATAATTTGAGACAATattatgaaaaaagtcAGGCAGTTTTCAATGCTATGATGGCGAGATATAAGAGTGACTACCCAAGTCTATTCGCAAACCAAACAACGCTCCCACAAgtagaatttgaaaagttatTTTTCCAATTACTCTCGACGCACTTTatagattttgaaattgatacAGGCCTTGGTCTAACCGCATCGATACGATCTTCAGGAAATGACTCATTTGATGACAAGTTCGCCATTAAAACCATACTAGATCATTGGAATCTAGACAACATCCCTCTCAGTGAACTATCGCTTTTAAAGCATCTTGATTTAGATATGGCTGATTTTACGAGAACAAATTTTGATGTTGGAATGTTATTCTCTTGCAGGGGTTGGTCTGTTTCAGACCATTTTTTACCTTCAATTGATTATAATCATCTGGGTTCCACTAAATTGGTATATAGTATTGCACCAAAAGATatggaaaaatttgaaggtCTCATGACTCAAGCAAAAAAGGAGTGGGATGCACATCAATCAAGACCGCGTTACTTCACCTCCGATGAAGAATGGACGGGTTTCTCAGAAACTGACTTCTTTAAGTCATTCTTAGAGGCAGAACAATCAAATGATCATTTTAGCACAGGGAACGCTGCAAGAAATGTGACTTCAGAAAATGTGCTATTAGCAAATTCTTTAGGTGATGGTCTTCAAAGCGACTTACAATTTGAACCTAGTTTCATTACAGCTAACGGCATAAAACTATATAAAACTACACAGGAGCAAGGTTCGTACATTTTCAAGTTTCCAAAGGCCTTCACATGTTGTATCGGATCAGGTTTCTATTTATCACAAAATTCAGTTTTTGCACCAATTTCATGGCTGGAGTCGAGCTTCGAGGCGGCCAAATGGATATCTAAGATGCGGATACTCCCTGGTTTGGACGTGAATCAACTAATGATTAATATTTTGCTAAACTCAGATAATGCGGCTTTGAAAGGGACTTGCCAAAACCTGGTAAGAGATTGTGTTCGTGAAGAAGTGGTGAACCGCAGAAAGTTAAGAGAGTTATTTAGTACAGTTGACGTAGTCTACAATAAATTAGATTACATTTCGGATATTAGTTTGAAACCAACAggactttcaaaaattgtcGTGACATTAGGCGCACTGCATcgtgttttctctttgaaagagttcCTTGCGCTGCTAGATAAATCAAAAAACGGTACTTATAATATATGTGGTATCCCAATATGTGATCAAGCTGGTAGTCTCAACATTTGTTTGCACTTGTATTTTGATAAAGCGAGCCTAAAGATAGCTCTTGATGGCCTGGATATTCCCTCGGATTTTTATTTGGCTGCTCTggatgaaaattttgaaatgaaaTGGGACGCTTTAATGACTTCCACTTTTAAGAATAGATCCGTTCCATTGAACATCATACAATATTTGCTTTCTCATACTGATAGTAACACTGAGTTTAATCGATCGTTACGTTCTAATTTTTATGATGCCTTATCCCTTATCGAAGAATGCAAGAAAATTATCACAAGTTGCATGGAATCCTCTCGTAGCATTGGAAACATTGATTTTGGTATTGGGTTTAATCTGCGTCATTTACCACTTGAATTCTCTAACAGCATGATCAATAAGTTGAAAAGCTTATATAAAAGTGTTCAGAAATGTTCCATTGATTTCCCGGAAAGGCTGGAAATAATTAGGCTATACCAAATATCTAGGCAGTTCCCTATTGATAATAAAGATATCATCGAGGGAAATAACTTGGTCTTGCTCAAGGAATTATATCAGAAATCATTAAATATTCCATTGAAGGCTTCTTATTGGACTAATTTGACCAGGAAAATTTGTAGGCTTGAATGGCTGTCAGTTTATGAACGTGTATTTATTGAACGGAATGATATCAAAGACGAAGATTCTGAAAATTACTCGCTTCCATTGTTGTATTCCTACTTAAAATTCGGCCTGAAATACTGTAGTGTTGAAGATATAGATAAAATAGGTCATGCCAAAGAGCTACTTTTGAAATACCAAGCTATCATGCAAAAAATTCGAGTGTTCCTGAAAAGGGAAGCGCCTTCAAGAATACCATTGACCGATCTGGAAAATATTCTGTTAGGTATAGAGGTATACCGCTTACCTatccaaagaaattttttcaatgagcTTGATTACATCATCAGAGAAATCGAACAAGCTAAAAGAAGCAGCGATGTGAGTATTGTTTATAGTGCCGACAATCTTGATAAAATAGATGAGCTTATTAGGAAGAACGATCCTAAGTTTATGGAGTTTGCAGATCAGTTTAACAGTTCCCGACTGGATAAGAGGCCACGAATTGGTGAAATTCAAGATCAAAAGggaacaaaacaaaaactaaaagaCTACAAATTATGGATTCGTCAATTGGCCCGAATACTGcataaaaataaacttgTTGAACTGCTGCCTTTGGCTTACAAATGCTTAGACTTGGAATCGGACAAATACATTCCTCTGGAGGATTGTGCTAGACTTCAAACGAAATATTGCTTCTGTAgaaaagttgaagaaggcAGTGCCATGGTCGAATGTGAAATTTGTAAAGAGTGGTACCATGTGGATTGTATAAACAATGGTAAGTGGGTTCTACCTGACGATCCAAATGTTCTATTTGTCTGTCCAATATGCACGCCATCTAACGTTTCTATCAAGGCTACTGAAAGCGTGTTGTATGAATTTGGTGAGTTAAAAAGATTATTGATAGgttctttgaaattaaaCACGATTCCAAACCCTCCAATTTTGAATAATCTGTTTGATGTTTTTGCGTTGGCCTTAAACTTCAAAAACCAAATGGAAGTTGAACTGTTCACCAAAGGATTTATAAATAAGTTAGTACCTACGCACAAGATCAAGTACTATCTAAGAAAGGCGGAAGGCTCGGGGTGTGGCTTTACTGACTTGACAGGTCCGTTGAGACGATACTGTCAAGCGAAAGATGCAAAGGTTATAAAATCgctcaaagaaaatggaagaaCTGTAATCACAGGATTTCCAAATTAG
- the SPT21 gene encoding Spt21p, producing the protein MAEVSKMTLKILYTLDNGSNGSYLARSKTPTQVRVANIPNPFLAASNEHTELRIGAIHLKTILHEIYLNSPEVLDHDSLKDGHDYNLYYRDICEMDEPLVSLGLLSKLRRKFHKIHKSTYQHTENSISEEDENEEDEQIIEEEDEDESFIVTGRVCSNFSALLRRSYSNASSKNGRTVSNQTPEETLEVKLRFSKVVAHTRTTANSAANSRRPSIQLQSSSLPSSALPFPSRMQPLSKANQIKNSRNARTTTTINNTGNATLGRRQTNPMPAPKAVRTQSLPIWNLKPNSTNTGFPRNSIAHKIYLADRKTEAHQQNHPNQHQSVAYEINTLQNDNTIQKTKIDDSVSKRFDFMLNKKKPTKKVSSTTVTARKPTSIGPNLKQTAKNIDKRATAKVKSSDSKYPTKSILPGQKRSSVAEPLSDDVDSILHDILSGPINQEQKSQQKQKQHKTSAVNENDKENIPPQCVTEKENKLYDELDFSAGFPMSDFSDIVFKDEIGWLSNFDFFESPTSLTGSHFNQQNIKPSSTTPRDPNTCNTVTLENEDDVGEVDEAQNNKIPLTSDADKTSPIDSLSIPLIELSHSSSAVNIRHTSLKEGSMPSGVDSSNNTPCDNDTKDRKTPIIDSDNSKAQPMLMNFSTPADQLGSDNNVATVKKLVSLPEGQQLKRSHETLEEEEEEEDLKKQKAIPSSPCGMYNYHQPECIGLSDDMVNEQDQEQGLENDAESDKTNDLFSTFVNPGRTGSQIVTSPISEYQSIKHQ; encoded by the coding sequence ATGGCAGAAGTCTCTAAAATGACATTAAAGATCCTTTACACGTTGGACAACGGATCCAATGGCAGTTATTTAGCACGCTCTAAGACTCCAACACAGGTAAGGGTGGCTAATATTCCCAATCCCTTTTTAGCGGCTTCGAATGAGCATACAGAGTTAAGAATTGGCGCAATTCATTTGAAAACCATATTACATGAAATCTACTTGAATTCTCCTGAAGTACTTGATCATGACTCTTTAAAAGATGGACATGACTACAACCTGTATTATCGTGATATTTGTGAGATGGATGAGCCACTAGTAAGTCTGGGCCTTCTTTCTAAGCTTCGAAGAAAGTTCCATAAGATTCATAAGAGTACTTATCAACACACAGAAAACAGTATAAGTGAGGAGGACGAAAACGAAGAGGACGAACAAATTATAGAGGAGgaggatgaagacgaaTCTTTCATAGTGACGGGAAGGGTTTgctcaaatttttcagcgcTGCTAAGGAGATCGTATAGCAACGCCTCGAGTAAAAACGGAAGAACCGTGAGCAATCAAACCCCAGAAGAAACGTTAGAGGTTAAACTAAGGTTCTCTAAAGTCGTGGCTCATACTAGAACCACTGCCAACAGCGCTGCGAATTCTCGAAGGCCAAGTATTCAATTGCAGTCGTCCTCTTTGCCATCGTCAGCACTTCCGTTTCCTTCAAGAATGCAGcctctttcaaaagcaaaccaaataaaaaattcaagaaatgcaAGGaccacaacaacaataaataatacAGGCAATGCGACTTTGGGGCGTAGACAAACAAACCCTATGCCTGCTCCAAAGGCTGTTAGAACACAATCCTTACCTATTTGGAACCTCAAACCAAATTCAACCAACACTGGTTTCCCAAGAAACTCAATTGCacataaaatatatttagCGGATAGAAAAACAGAAGCTCACCAACAAAATCATCCAAACCAACATCAAAGTGTGGCTTATGAAATAAACACTTTGCAAAATGACAATACAATTCAGAAGACGAAAATTGACGATTCGGTAAGCAAAAGGTTTGACTTCATgctcaacaaaaaaaagcccACTAAAAAAGTGTCTTCTACAACAGTAACGGCAAGAAAACCGACTTCAATAGGCCCAAACTTAAAGCAAACAGCAAAGAATATTGACAAAAGGGCAACTGCCAAGGTCAAAAGCTCAGATTCCAAATATCCCACCAAGTCCATATTACCAGGCCAGAAACGATCATCTGTGGCAGAGCCATTAAGCGACGACGTGGATTCGATTTTGCATGACATACTATCAGGTCCAATCAATCAAGAACAGAAATCCcaacagaaacaaaagcaacaCAAGACTTCTGCGGTgaatgaaaatgacaaaGAGAATATTCCACCGCAATGTGTAACAGAAAAGGAGAACAAGCTTTACGATGAGTTAGATTTTAGTGCCGGTTTTCCTATGAGTGACTTTTCAGACATAGTattcaaagatgaaattgGATGGTTGTccaattttgatttcttcgaATCACCAACTTCCTTAACTGGTTCACACTTCAACCAGCAAAATATAAAGCCCTCTTCTACAACACCTAGGGATCCGAACACATGCAATACTGTtactttggaaaatgaagatgatgttGGTGAGGTAGATGAAGCgcaaaataataaaattccATTGACCAGTGACGCCGATAAGACTTCCCCAATAGACTCATTGTCTATACCGTTGATTGAGCTCAGTCACTCAAGTTCAGCAGTAAACATACGGCACACATCATTGAAGGAAGGTTCGATGCCGAGCGGAGTCGATAGCAGTAACAATACACCCTGCGATAATGATACTAAGGATAGGAAAACACCGATAATAGACTCCGACAATTCAAAAGCTCAGCCAATGCTTATGAATTTCTCAACCCCAGCAGATCAGCTAGGTTCTGATAATAATGTTGCCACCGTAAAGAAGCTTGTCAGCTTGCCAGAAGGACAACAACTTAAGAGATCTCATGAAACTctggaagaagaggaggaggaggaggacctgaaaaagcaaaaggcTATACCCTCTTCGCCTTGTGGAATGTACAATTACCATCAGCCTGAGTGCATAGGCTTATCTGACGATATGGTTAATgaacaagatcaagaacaagGTCTTGAGAACGATGCTGAGAGCGATAAGACTAACGACTTGTTTTCCACTTTTGTAAACCCTGGCAGAACAGGAAGCCAAATTGTAACTAGCCCCATTAGCGAGTATCAATCTATCAAGCATCAATAA
- the RGM1 gene encoding Rgm1p, with the protein MRGKQPKRKKETTSANRNYRCMGYPDCNMSFNRAEHLARHIRKHTGEKPFQCNICLKFFSRIDNLRQHQSSVHSDIDLMSLRRLQQSAINIANEQNSTARMFPQLRPYGIVVQPATHPHTIPIASPASAQNTIALYTSPYFPHAVPSAPMTLPQLPPPPIYGYIQPLFLNQLPIQNRNIVELPPDMSDTSTSPSRVRGFDHVNDASPDAKS; encoded by the coding sequence ATGCGAGGAAAACAGccgaaaaggaagaaagaaaccACTTCTGCCAATAGAAACTATAGATGCATGGGATACCCCGATTGCAACATGAGTTTCAACAGAGCCGAGCATCTGGCTAGGCACATCAGAAAACACACGGGGGAAAAACCTTTCCAATGTAACATCTGccttaaattttttagtaGAATTGACAACTTAAGACAGCATCAATCTTCTGTTCATTCGGACATTGACCTGATGTCCCTACGTAGACTGCAGCAATCGGCAATCAACATTGCGAATGAACAAAACTCCACGGCAAGAATGTTCCCGCAACTCCGCCCGTACGGCATCGTTGTCCAGCCTGCTACACATCCTCACACTATTCCAATAGCGAGCCCCGCCAGCGCACAGAATACCATTGCCCTTTACACTTCACCGTACTTCCCGCATGCCGTTCCCTCTGCTCCGATGACGTTACCACAACTCCCCCCACCCCCAATATACGGTTACATCCAACCACTGTTCCTGAACCAGCTGCCAATCCAGAACCGCAATATCGTTGAGCTACCCCCAGATATGAGCGATACCTCGACATCTCCGTCGAGGGTGCGAGGTTTCGATCATGTAAACGACGCTTCGCCAGATGCAAAGAGCTAA
- the CTL1 gene encoding polynucleotide 5'-phosphatase, whose protein sequence is MPDRSKTLSNEKSSREDAVTKNSDIDVVRQLGNLHISKTTKLPKPPNLPFKTAKNSRILMEFHEDVCKLVWTHLAHIRKPSIAHVEIEMKFGIITDKKTRRRIIHSNKPSVVQNCRGRLVSDVSSEMFLKFQDFLPLNPNSMDTTALNTVQQTHTYTKDSIYSVNDLSKTDRLASWRCSEDLKNKGSKRTFIKKTRVKDFLIHYPHSSLDAKISISLEIPQIETLAVFRSNSVLQRYKDRSTYRFGNEIPLHLDMTRVITKRSGSSHQSTTHEVEIEMDPVFKETVSTNDKESFDEYMNSFLHTSDLIRERLNGKGHKKHERC, encoded by the coding sequence ATGCCTGACCGATCCAAGACCCTTTCCAATGAAAAGTCTTCTCGTGAGGATGCTGTCACCAAAAACTCCGATATTGATGTAGTTCGCCAACTGGGAAATTTACACATCTCAAAAACCACTAAGCTACCAAAACCACCAAATTTGCCTTTCAAAACCGCAAAAAATTCGAGGATTCTCATGGAGTTCCATGAAGATGTCTGTAAATTGGTATGGACTCATCTTGCTCATATTCGTAAGCCATCAATAGCTCACGTTGAAATAGAAATGAAATTCGGTATAATCACAGATAAAAAAACTCGTCGCAGGATAATACATTCTAATAAACCCTCCGTTGTTCAGAACTGTAGAGGTCGCTTGGTATCCGATGTTTCCTCGGAAATGTttctaaaatttcaagatttcTTGCCTTTAAATCCAAATAGTATGGATACCACTGCTTTAAACACCGTTCAACAGACACACACGTATACAAAAGACTCGATATACAGCGTTAatgatctttcaaaaactgaTAGACTAGCTTCATGGCGTTGTTCGGAGGACctgaaaaacaaaggatCTAAACGTACGTTTATTAAGAAGACCCGTGTCAAGGATTTTCTCATTCATTATCCTCATAGTTCATTAGATGCTAAAATCAGTATCAGTCTTGAAATACCTCAAATTGAGACTTTAGCCGTTTTCAGAAGTAATTCTGTTCTACAAAGGTATAAAGATCGTTCTACCTACAGATTTGGTAATGAGATACCCTTACACTTGGATATGACAAGAGTTATCACGAAACGGAGCGGTTCTTCTCATCAATCCACGACTCACGAAGTGGAGATAGAAATGGATCCTGTCTTTAAAGAGACAGTCTCTACCAATGATAAAGAGAGCTTTGACGAATACATGAATTCGTTTTTACATACAAGCGATCTGATACGTGAGCGGCTAAACGGGAAGGGACATAAAAAACATGAAAGATGctaa
- the MMT1 gene encoding Mmt1p: MLRVCVGRSCVRVTLPRVCPVLLTRKAMIHLSAGLNVETSSIDKSNSTKIHVDVNELQKQAEIEKAAIKELEKNPHYQNLAEAFNSHDHVHLRESETEQNDSVSMGSIRDYKSNHKVEHAYEPSPSPSHLHSHSHSHGHTHSHATHNPLLVLSTEQIRKNAGVRITWVGLGVNVGIAIGKFFGGIVFHSQALFADAIHAISDMVSDLLTLLSVGLAANKPTSDYPYGYGKIETVGSLAVSTILAMAGISIGWSSLCALVGPVIPHTIIEALGSMGHAHTYSEDIIEDVTDINAAWIAAASIAAKEWIFRATRKIAIDTNSNVLMANAWHHRVDSLTSLVALVAISTGYLVNIQSLDTIGGLIVSGLIIKAGGEGMCIAMKELIDQSVSHDDPRYLEIETLVKDTLGKLISNNNSKKPYGMKELTLLSSGPNLRGHLTLEVPLQRWGNTLGINEFEIVSHHLRDVLTSDISNLRRLDIEYVEEKESEGNEESKQVTKSQDYREIILPEHNHGHTHS; the protein is encoded by the coding sequence ATGCTAAGAGTTTGCGTGGGAAGGTCATGTGTAAGAGTCACTCTTCCAAGAGTGTGTCCAGTGCTGCTGACAAGAAAAGCGATGATTCATCTAAGCGCCGGGCTAAATGTAGAGACCAGTAGTATAGACAAAAGTAACTCAACTAAAATACACGTCGATGTAAATGAGCTACAAAAACAAGCAGAGATTGAAAAAGCTGCAATAAaggaattagaaaaaaatcccCATTACCAAAACCTGGCCGAGGCATTCAATAGCCATGATCACGTTCATTTAAGAGAATCAGAGACAGAACAGAACGACTCTGTTTCAATGGGTTCGATACGAGACTACAAAAGCAACCATAAAGTGGAACATGCATATGAGCCTTCGCCTTCGCCTTCACATTTGCATTCACATTCACATTCCCATGGACATACACATTCCCATGCTACGCATAATCCATTATTGGTACTCAGCACAGAGCAGATTAGAAAAAACGCAGGTGTAAGGATCACATGGGTTGGCTTAGGTGTAAACGTTGGTATCGCTATAGGGAAATTTTTCGGTGGTATTGTATTCCATTCACAAGCATTGTTCGCAGACGCTATCCATGCAATAAGTGACATGGTTTCTGATTTATTGACTCTACTTTCAGTAGGACTAGCAGCCAACAAACCAACCTCCGACTATCCATACGGGTATGGGAAAATTGAGACCGTAGGTTCCTTGGCAGTGTCGACAATATTGGCCATGGCTGGCATATCAATTGGTTGGAGTTCTCTGTGCGCGCTTGTTGGACCCGTAATTCCGCATACCATTATTGAGGCCTTAGGAAGCATGGGTCATGCGCATACCTATTCCGAAGACATTATTGAAGACGTTACTGATATCAACGCTGCCTGGATTGCCGCCGCCTCCATTGCAGCTAAAGAATGGATATTCAGAGCCACAAGGAAAATTGCCATCGATACTAATTCAAACGTACTTATGGCAAATGCCTGGCATCATCGTGTTGATTCATTGACTTCTCTTGTTGCTCTGGTGGCAATCAGCACTGGATATTTAGTCAATATACAATCATTAGACACAATTGGTGGTTTGATTGTCTCAGGTTTGATTATCAAAGCTGGTGGTGAGGGTATGTGTATTGCAATGAAGGAGTTGATTGATCAATCAGTCTCCCATGATGATCCACGTTATTTAGAGATAGAGACATTAGTCAAAGACACGCTGGGCAAACTGATCTCTAACAATAATTCCAAGAAGCCCTACGGGATGAAAGAACTGACATTATTATCCTCGGGGCCCAATCTACGTGGTCATTTAACTTTGGAAGTCCCTTTGCAAAGATGGGGAAATACTTTAGGTATTAATGAGTTTGAAATTGTATCTCATCATTTACGTGATGTATTAACTAGTGATATATCAAATCTAAGAAGGCTAGATATTGAATACGTggaggaaaaggaaagtgAAGGAAACGAAGAAAGCAAGCAAGTTACAAAATCACAGGATTACAGAGAAATCATTCTTCCCGAACATAACCATGGGCACACTCATAGTTGA
- the FPY1 gene encoding flavin adenine dinucleotide pyrophosphatase gives MAKVTAACIIIGDEVLNGKVVDTNSTFFAKFCFDHGIQLKEIVTIGDDEAQIVDTVRRLVNCHDFIISTGGIGPTHDDITYECMARSFNLPCELDEECKERMRRKSDPEARLDADALKAHYQMATMPKGPNVRNYYVCDDLWVPICSISHKVYILPGIPQLFSKMLKGFTPTLKKIYNLEEDPREYVRYFVKTRLTESQISKELKLIQDESTEVSDAIKIGSYPHFGMGFNTVSILGEKKDDAYLKTVVSRVVKNLAGEEISPELEDKFSNQER, from the coding sequence ATGGCTAAAGTAACCGCGGCTTGTATAATTATTGGTGATGAAGTGCTGAACGGAAAGGTTGTTGATACAAACTCCACTTTTTTCGCTAAATTCTGCTTTGACCATGGAATCCAATTGAAGGAGATAGTAACTATAGGTGACGATGAAGCTCAAATTGTAGATACTGTGAGAAGGTTAGTCAACTGTCATGactttattattagtaCAGGTGGAATTGGCCCTACTCATGATGATATCACTTATGAGTGCATGGCTAGAAGTTTCAATCTGCCTTGTGAGTTAGATGAAGAATGTAAAGAACGAATGAGGCGAAAGTCCGACCCCGAAGCAAGATTAGATGCTGATGCTTTGAAGGCACATTATCAAATGGCTACCATGCCGAAGGGGCCCAACGTTCGAAACTATTATGTATGTGATGATTTATGGGTCCCCATCTGTTCCATTTCACACAAAGTTTACATACTGCCTGGTATCCCAcaattgttttcaaaaatgctTAAGGGTTTTACGCCCacgttgaagaaaatttataATCTGGAAGAAGATCCACGTGAATATGTGCGTTACTTTGTTAAAACACGGCTAACCGAGTCACAAATATCTAAAGAGCTAAAACTGATTCAAGATGAATCAACGGAAGTCTCGGATGCAATCAAAATCGGTTCATACCCGCATTTTGGCATGGGTTTCAACACAGTTAGTATTTTaggtgaaaagaaagacgaTGCATACTTAAAGACAGTTGTTAGTAGAGTTGTAAAGAACCTCGCGGGGGAAGAGATCTCTCCTGAACTAGAGgacaaattttccaatCAAGAGAGGTGA
- the PAI3 gene encoding Pai3p, giving the protein MNTDQQKVSEIFQSSKEKLQGDAKVVSDAFKEMANKDKNSDSSGDSSHKPDYQEQYNKLKGAVKREE; this is encoded by the coding sequence ATGAATACAGATCAACAAAAAGTAAGCGAAATATTCCAGAGctcaaaggaaaaattgcAAGGTGATGCAAAGGTGGTAAGCGATGCTTTTAAAGAGATGGCTAATAAGGACAAAAACAGCGACAGCAGTGGCGACAGCAGTCACAAACCCGATTACCAGGAGCAATACAATAAATTAAAAGGGGCCGTGAAGAGGGAAGAGTAG